The sequence ggcggttcccaaacagaaaggtaaagattttactccccgtCCACCAACAATCAtactccatggcttgtccgaaacaacgggtgtcgtccaactatcaacaatactggggagttttgtttaaattatttgcgattttttttgatcttttgatcataggactaggcatcccagttaccagccattttctcgtgaatgatgagcggagtccactcatcgtgagaataacccacctagcatggaagataccgacagcCCCTAGTTttcacatgagcgattcgggcatacacaacagattattatttgaaggtttagagtttggcacatgcaaatttacttggaacggaaggtaaattatgcatataggtagatatggtggacactcatggaataaacttggttcaaggaatttggatgcacaagcagtattcccgcttattacagatattttggctagcaaaggattctaaatagcaagcaccacatgttagaggatccataacaatataacttctatacaaatatacccaagcataactcattatgttgtcttccttgtccaacttcaactaatttgctcaggtttgaaaataattaatggggctcataatcatataagatgtccaagatagtatatttatatgtgaaatctctcttccttcaatattctttcatgaattgttcaagtgaccaatacaatgtttgcgaaccttcaataaatttaccacctctacttcttatatgtgaagtcattactccccatgggataagcatatgaaacatatataatttcagatttatgatattcaaatcattcaccatttactcgtaggatataagtgaagcacacgagtaaatgtcAAACTACttccaaaaaggtataagtgaagatcaatgagtagttaaataactatgtagctatgtgaagactctctctcatttaagaatttcagatataatgtattttattcaagcaacaagcaaaacaaaataaaacaaaatgacgctccaagcaaaacacatatcatgtggtgaataaaaatatagcttcaagtaaagttaccgatgaacgaagacgaaagaggggatgccatccggggcatccccaagcttaggctcttggttgtccttgattattaccttggggtgccttgatcatccctaagcttaggctcttgccagtccttattccatagtccatcgaatctttacccaaaacttgaaaacttcacaacacaaaacttaacagaaaactcgtaagctccgttaatataagaagataaatcaccacttaggtactgttgtgaactcattctaaattcatattggtgtaatatctactgtattccaacttctctatggttcataccctccgatactactcacagattcatcaaaataagcaaacaacacaatgaaaacagaatctgtcaaaaacagaacagtctgtagcaatatgtatcaaacacatacttctgtaactccaacaattcttaaATAAATGGgtgtacgtgaggaatttgtctattaatcttcttcaaaaagaatcaacttaaaagcactctccagtaaaaaaatgggagctaatctcgtgagcgcaaagtttctgttttttacagcaagatcacaaagacttcacccaagtcttcccaaaggttctacttggcacaaacactaattaaaacaataaaacaacatctaaacagaggctagatgaattatttattaccaaacggaaacaaaaagcaaagaacagaaataaaaatgggttgcctctcaacaagcgctaacgtttaacgccctagctagccatgatgatttcaatgatgctcgcataaaagataagaactgaaacataaagagagcatcatgaagaatatgactagcacctttaagtctaacccacttcctatgcataggtttttttgagcaaacaacttatgggaacaataatcaactagcataggaaggcaaaacaagtataacttcaaaactttaagcacatagagaggaaacttgatattgttgcaattcctacaagcatatattcctccctcataaacaATTACAGTagcgtcatgaatgaattcaaaaatataaccataacataaatcactattttcatgatgcacaagcatataaattatattactctccacataagcaaaattcttctcattcggaatagtgggagtaccataagaaactcgaatactataaattgtttccacattaaaagagtaatgttctgaaaaagggtaatcataatcatgacaagttttataaatataatcatcactactttttatagcataagtgtcatcacaataatcttcataaataggaggcatgttttAATAATAATATATTTCCTCATCAAAcctgggggactaaacatatcattttcatcaaacatagcatccccaagcttatggctttgcatatcattagcatttcaaagaattaatactaacaacattgcaatcatgctcatcattcacatattttatgccaagcattctatgtaattcttcttctagtacttgtgcgcaattttccttcccatcattttcacgaaacacATTAacagatgaagcatatgaggcacccttaattccattttttgtactttacttttataaactaaactagtgataaaacaagaaactaaaagatccgattgcaagatctaaagatataccttcaagcactcacctccccggcaacggcgccagaaattgcttgatgtctactatgcaacattcttattgtagatgttgttgggcctccaagtgcagaggtttgtaggatagtagcaaatttccctcaagtggatgacctaaggtttatcaatccgtgggaggtgtaggttgaatatggtctctctcaatcaaccctgcaaccaaataacaaagagtctcttgtgtccctaacacacccaatacaatggtaaattgtataggtgcactagttcggcgaagagatggtgatacaagtgcaatatggatggagatatatgtttttttaatctgaaattataaaaacagcaaggtaactaatgataaaagtgagcacaaacggtattgcaatgctaggaaacaaggcctaaggttcatactttcactagtgcaagttctctcaacaataataacataactggatcatataactatccctcaacatgtaacaaagagtcactctaaagtcactaatagcggagaacaaacgaagagattattgtagggtacgaaaccacctcaaagttattctttctgatcgatctattcaagatttcgtactagaataacaccttaagaaacaaatcaaccaaaaccctaatgtcacctagatagtccaatgtcacctcaagtatccgcaggtatgattatatgatatccatcacacaatctcatcatctattcaaccaacacaaagaacttcaaagagtgccccaaagtttctaccggagagtcaagacgaaaacgtgtgccaacctctatgcataagttcacgaggttaaggaactcgcaagttgatcatcaaaacatacatcaagtagatcacgtgatatcccattgtcaccatagataaggacatgcaagacatacatcaagtgttctcaaatacttaaagactcaatctgataagataacttcaaagggaaaactcaatcctttacaagagagtagaggggagaaacatcataagatccaactataatagcaaagctcgcgatagatcaagatcgtgccaaatcaagaacacgagagagagatcaaacacatagctactggtacatacccttagccccgagggtgaactactccctcctcatcatggagagcgtcgggatgatgaagatggccaccgatgagggatcccccctccggcagggtgccggaacagggtcccgattggtttttggtggctacagaggcttgtggcggcggaactcccgatctattgtgctcctggatgtttttgaagtatatgggtatatataggaggaagaagtaggtcggtggagctgcgaggggcccacgatggtggcgggcggcccaggggggcaggcgcgcctccctgcctcgtggcctcgtcgtttctttcttgacgtccactccaagtcctctggatcacgtttgttccaaaaatcactctcccgaaggtttcattccgtttggactccgtttgatattccttttctgcaaaacactgaaatagacaaaaaaacggcaatttggactgggcctccggttaataggttagtcccaaaaataatataaaagtgtataataaagcccattaaacatccaaaacagataatataatagcatgaatacttcataaattatagatacgttggagatgtatcatcgggcccgatgactctcttctgtgacaacactagagctattgcccttgccaaggagcccatgtttcacaagaagaccaggcatatcaagcgtcgcttcaactccattcgtgaaaattttcaagatggagacatagaaatttgtaaagtgcatacggatctgaatgtcgcagatccgttgactaaacctcttccacgagctaaacatgatcaacaccagaactctatgggtgttcgattcatcagaatgtaactagattattgactgtagtgcaagtgggagactgttggaaatatgccctagaggcaataataaaatggttattattatatttccttgttcatgataattgtctgtggttcatgctataattgtattaaccggaaaccgtaatacatgtgtgaatacatagactataatatgtccctagtaagcctctagttggctagctcgttgatcaatagatggttgtggtttcgtgaccatggacattggatgtcgttgataacgggatcacatcattaggagaatgatgtgatggataagacccaatcctaagcatagcacaagatcgtgtagttcgtttgctaagcgcttttctattgtcaagtatcatttccttagaccatgagattgtgcaactcccggataccgtaggaatgctttgggtgtaccaaacgtcacaacgtaactgggtggctataaaggtgcactacaggtatctccgaaagtgtctgttgagttggcacaaatcaagactcagattgtcactccgtatgacggagaggtatctctgggcccactcggtaatgcatcatcataatgagctcaatgtgactaaggagatAGTCACGGggtcatgcgttacggaacgagtaaagagacttgccggtaacgagattgaacgaggtattgggataccgacgatcgaatctcgggcaagtaacataccggtggacaaagggaattgtatactggattgcttgaatccctgacgtcgtggttcatccgatgatatcatcgtggaacatgtgggagccaacatgggtatccagatcccgatgttggttattggccggagagatgtctcagtcatgtctgcatggttcccgaacccatagggtctacacacttaaggttcggtgacgctagagttgttatgagaaatagtatgtggttaccgaatgttgttcggagtcccggatgagatcccagacgtcaggaggagttccagaatagtccggagatgaagatttatatatgggaagtccttattcggccGCCGGAAGTGTTCGGGAGTTTAcaagtattgtaccgggaccaccgaaggggttcgggggtccaccgggaggttccacctgccccagagggccctatgggctgaatatggaggggaaccaacCGCTAGGTGGGTTGGGCGCCAACTCCCCCCTAggacccatgcgcctagggttgggggaaaccctaagggggcgcccccacctagcttggggggcaagcctcccccttggccgccacccccctccccccctttgatgggatctaagggggtcggccccctctccccttcccctataaatagtgggggtgggagggttgccgcaccccttcccctagcacagcccctccctccccaacacctcatccttctccgtagagcttggcgaagccctgcagaaataccacaagctccaccaccacgacgtcgtgctgacggagctctccctcaacttttcctctccccttgctggatcaagaaggaggagatgtccccgggctgtacgtgtgttgaacgcggaggcgccgttcgttcggcgctagatcggatcttccacgatttgaatcgccgcgagtacgactccatcatccgcgttcttgtaacgcttccacttagcgatcttcaaaggtatgaagatgcactccctctctctctctcttgttgctagaatctcctagattgatcttggtgatacgtaggaatattttgaattattgctacgttccccaacatgtaatACAGTAGTTGGAGTGGATTCAATCTTGTATTACTCTTGTGCAATCACTATGTTTGTCATGATCCACACCGTGATGTTTGTACCCACGATATGCGAGTAGATCCTAGTTCTCGGGGATATGTATGAACCCTTGTATGTTTAAGATCGTTTAGTATTAGGATTTGATATCCTCTTTATACGTTTATGTTAATAATCTGCTTGATGTTGGGTGAAGTCGACCATTCAACATATGCCATGGAGGTTCCTGAGAGAGAAGGCGAGATGAGAGAGAGCTCGGGAGAGAAAGGGGAGGAAGTCGGAGAAGGACGGGAGAGCAGGGGCGAGGCGTGGCGGTTGGTGGTTCCCGCTGGTGGCTCTGTTAATCGTCGCTGGTTGCCCCGGTGGTCGGATGGCGAGAGGCGTTAGACGTCAGGAAATGAAGCGCGAGCTCGAGGACAAGCACCGGCGTTGTAGTCTGCGGTGGCTGCAATTTTGTCTGGTCGCATGGACATGTCTGGCCCGACGCCGGACATTGTTCGGGATGGGCTTTTTTGGCGAATCTAGACCCTTAGATCAAGGTTTGAGGTGGCTAGGTTTTAGGATTTGGAGGAGGTGGGGTCTACAGGGGTATGGTTGCAAAATTTTAGAGAGGGAAAAAGCTAGAGAGTGGGAGGTTGGTTCTCAATGGAGAGGTCTATTTAGGAGAGGTGGCTTTGGGTGGTTTGCTCCTATCCGTTGGATGGTGATCCGACGACTCTGATCTGAGGTAAGTGAGGTGGAGCTAAGGTGGACTATGGCTGTGCAGTAGGAGGTTTCGGCCAAACAACAAGTTTTATTCGTCAATGTTTTATTATTTAGACTGAGAAATATGTCTCGCATATTTAAAGATTTGGGTAGCAAACGAACTTCGTTTTGGATGAAATTTGAAACGTAGCCTCACTAGACATTCCGAGACCACATAAATTATCCTAACTATATCAAAGACCGTTTGGCATATATTTATAAAATATCTCCATTTCCATAATAAACAAAAGGTTTTCATACGGATGATAGCTAGGCTTGCACAAATGTTACGAAATAGTTTGGGTACCTCCCAAATATCACAACAAGATCGTGTCTGATAGTTTCGGATTGAGTCTCAAAAACCaaacaccaaaaaggagaggggtTTATTTATTCATCATTTAAAAATGTATAAAAAATTTATTCAAATTAATTATTAAATTAATAAAACCAATTTTAACTATGGAAAAGCTCCGAGATGTTACAAAACTCCTCCCCTCCAAACTTCACCGGCGAGTTCATGGGTTCGCCTCCCCTCTCCTGCCGCTCCGACGGCCGGTGGCTGGGAGGGGAATCCCGGTGCCTTCGCTCCGGTTAGTGGTTTAGGTTAGCATTTTGTAGCCCTTGCAGGTGCGGGGCTCAGGGGGATGGTGGCGCTTCTTCTTTGAGTTTCTCTTCCAGGCTCCGACTTCGTTCATCGGGTCGTAGTCGACGGAGCTCCGGCGTAGATTCTTGccgtctccttggggcagtgaggttagcgtttctcgtcatgtggcgagatttggtgtcatgtgcttcggatctaTGCAAGAGGTTCAAGGGCGATGACTGCGGCTCCAGGGCGGTGGTTCTTCGAGGCAAGTGCATGAAGACTTCCTGACTAttatcgacaaggtcaagccgacTCCGGTAGGGAAGCGGCAACATCGGCGATTCGACGGTTCGTTTTGGTGGCAGCAGTGGTCGTTCGATGGTCTCGGAATCTCGGTGTAATGTTcattatgtttgagatgctttgtatTTCCGGGGAAATTTTATGATAGATCTAATCTTTTCGCAAAATAAAAAGGGATATCGGTTTGCTTTTTCAGGATTCAGGATGGGTAGAAAAGGGAATTCGCTAGTTTGCTCAATCTGACGTAGATTTACCAGAACGTCCATTCCTCCATGGTGAATAAACAGTTAACCAGAAGAGAATGTCACGGCAACACTTCTTCCCCAATCCCCAAACTGAAACCCTCGATCGACACCATTTCCCCCAATCTCCAAAccccggcgagctcgccggcggccgCAGCCGTGCCGATCCGTCCCCGCTTCAGCTTCCCCCGGATGACCTGCTCAgggagatcctcctccgcctcccgccggagCCCATCCACCTCTTCCGCGCCTCCGTCGTCTCCAAGCACTGGCGCAGCCTCGTCCACGACGCCCGCTTCCGCCGCCGCTTCCGCGAGTTCCACGGGGGCACGCCTCCCGTGCTCGGCTTCTTCCACAACCAGCTGGGGCATTCCCTCTTCGTCCCCACCTCTGGCGGCTTCGCGCTCTCCACCGCCTCGATGCGCCACGGCGAGTGGCGGACCCTCGACTGCCGCCACGGCCGCGCCCTCCTGCACAACAACCGCACCAGGACGCTCCTCGTCTGGGACCCCATGACCGGCGACGAGCGCTACCTACCATTCCCCACTCAAGCCCATCTGGAGATTGTCCAGTACGATGGCGCGGTTCTCTGCGCGGCTGGCCACTCGGACCACGGCGACTGCCATTGGTGCCCGTTCCTCGTGGCATTCGTGTTCAGCAACCACAGAGATCTCATCACCTCTGCCTGCGTCTACTCGTCCGAGACCGGCGTTTGGGGTGAGATCACTTCGATTCATATTCGAGATTCAATAGTTGATGCAAGCCCGACAGCTCTGCTTGGAAGCACACTTTACTGGCTGTCTGAAAATGATAGCATCATTGAGTTAGATTTGGATAAGAATAGCTTGGATTTCATCGAGGTGCCATATGCCGGACAGATTATCATCATACTGATAGAGGATGGTGGTCTAGGTTTTGCCGGTGTTGATCAATTCAGCCTTCATTTCTGGTCAAGGGCAGCTAGCATCGATGGGGTAAGATCATGGACACATCGCAGGGTCATTGATCTGGAGAAACTTCTTGCACCAGAAGTAGTGGCAGCGTGTATGAATCGAGTGTTTCCAGTTGGCTACGCTGAAGACGCTAATGTGATCTTCATTTATGTGTATCCAAGCATCTATATGATCCATCTGAACTCCATGCATATTGAGGAGGTGTCAGAGAAAGGGACCTATTGGTTTGTCTTTCCTTACACAAGTTTCTACACCCCAGGTATTGCCATTATTTCGATGTTGCAAAGTTCACTTCATTTTCTCCAAATTGCATCTACCATGTTAGTGTTTTCAAGTGCATGAGCTACTGTTCACTTCACTACGGGTGACAAGTTTTCATGAACTCCTTTGGAAAGAACTGCTTACTAAATGATGAACCATTTATACTTTGCCTATTCCTCCTGCCCTGCTGCTGGTTCTCGTGTTCCCCTCATTATGTAGTGTTCTTATCAAACTAATCATTGTTGTTCAAGTTTACCAATTAATCGTTCATGTGCTGGAAAATTACCCTTTTGGTATTTCACAACTCAAACAATGTATAGGTAGTCCTTTCAT comes from Triticum aestivum cultivar Chinese Spring chromosome 5B, IWGSC CS RefSeq v2.1, whole genome shotgun sequence and encodes:
- the LOC123114229 gene encoding uncharacterized protein, producing the protein MSRQHFFPNPQTETLDRHHFPQSPNPGELAGGRSRADPSPLQLPPDDLLREILLRLPPEPIHLFRASVVSKHWRSLVHDARFRRRFREFHGGTPPVLGFFHNQLGHSLFVPTSGGFALSTASMRHGEWRTLDCRHGRALLHNNRTRTLLVWDPMTGDERYLPFPTQAHLEIVQYDGAVLCAAGHSDHGDCHWCPFLVAFVFSNHRDLITSACVYSSETGVWGEITSIHIRDSIVDASPTALLGSTLYWLSENDSIIELDLDKNSLDFIEVPYAGQIIIILIEDGGLGFAGVDQFSLHFWSRAASIDGVRSWTHRRVIDLEKLLAPEVVAACMNRVFPVGYAEDANVIFIYVYPSIYMIHLNSMHIEEVSEKGTYWFVFPYTSFYTPGITTGGGDDQAVLLNGS